From Phosphitispora fastidiosa, the proteins below share one genomic window:
- a CDS encoding ParB N-terminal domain-containing protein: MPLDLLQRGKYQPRVDMRQETLQELADSIKAQGVVQPIVVR; this comes from the coding sequence TGCCGCTCGACCTTCTGCAGCGCGGAAAGTATCAGCCGCGTGTCGACATGCGGCAGGAGACGCTCCAGGAGCTCGCCGATTCCATCAAGGCGCAGGGCGTCGTCCAGCCCATCGTCGTCCG